The window agacttTTCCATACGGCCATATTGTTGACACGCCAGTCCCTTGTAGCATTTAGCTGATTGGTCACTCTTGGCTGAAATGCCTGACATTTGTCCGTGGCAAGctggcatgtttttttttaaatagcatTCAGCtactgagaggaaggagagacaagagaagagGGAAATGATGGTGGTGATAAGGCTACATATtaactccacccctctcctccaggtctaCCGCAAAATCACAGTTCCAGAAGCCGTGGGCCCAAAGTGGGAGGGGCCTGTGCTATCGTGGGAGGAGCTTAGCTCAGTGTGGGAGGAGCAGACGCTCCAGCATGCACTGCAGGTGCTCCCAGTTCTTCCAGAGCAGCGCCAGCAGAGACACGCCCACACAGGTGAGCGCCAGGTGCACCCTGCTCCGGAGGAGCGGGGCCGCGAACTTGGCCGCCGTGGAGACGCACACCAGGATCACCGTGACGATGGCCAGCATGATGTTGATGCATTTTCCCAGCAGCACCTTGGCGTCCGTGTTCTCCAGCTGCactgtctgctgctgctgctgttgcagcTCCAGCTTAGACACTCGCGTCTGACACGACTCCAgggcctcctacacacacacacacacacacgcacacacacacacacataaaaaagtGTCAATCCCACACATAGGTTGAAGTTGAAAGACCTACACTTCAGAGATGATCTGTtaggaaatgtaaatgtaaataaataaatgtcttgAAATGCATTTCATTTACAATGAATAAATACGTGTCGTGTGAGaaatgtcatgtaaatgtagatgccaGATTGTTGTTcaagctccagtgtgtgtgtgcgcacctgGATGTCCCTGGCCCTCTCGTAGGCCTGGTAGGCCACCTTCTCCTCGATGCTGGCCAGCTCCTGCTTCAGGTCGCTGGTCTCATGCTGGTGGAGCTCAGTCAGGTCGTTCAGCTGGTCCTCCAACCGCTCGAACCtggtacagagagacagggggagaggaacagggagggaggaagaatgtaggagagaggtgagaagcaaagagagggaggaggagaggggagagagggacaacaTAGGGATAAGTGAAAGGGAGGGGAATAGACAGGTTGGGGAAAATCCTGTTAAATCCAGCCACACTTCTATAGTCGTGTTGGTCCGTgtttgtgttatgtgtgtggtcCAAGTGAATCATCAGCTTTACCAGTTCTAAAGCTGCAGAATAAGCCCTAAGGTGACAGGACCAACAACCTAGTGTTTACATGCCAGCTTTTTGCGGTCGTCTATTTGGGATGTAAACAACCTGGTTTGAGGGCCACATGTTTTGCAGAAGGATTTAGACATAGACATACTGCAAACAGCCTTCAAAAGGGAGAAAGACTGTTCTGTCAGAGTACTGCTGAGCACAAGACGTTTCTGTCTGAATGGAGCATGACTCACAGGAAGAGTACAATATAACCATGGGGAACTTGGGGGGCTCTTTGAAATACAAGGCTTCTTTGAAGactaaaacaaacaaagcatgtgtgcatgtgtgtgtgtatgtgtgtgtgtgtgtatttacgctTCTGTATTTGTCCATGACCCACACCAACCTGTATCTTTCCTCTTGCAGGGTCTGTGTGATGAAGTTGTAGTCCCTCTTGAACTGAGCCTTCAGAGCCTCCATGTCCTCTGCTAGCTGACTCTGGGCCTCCCtgatctccctcacctcctccagcacctcccccagcctgccctggGAGTCCGACCTCCCCGGCCCCCCTCCGGACCCCAGCCCCGACCCCTCCGCGGGGTTCCCGTTAGAGTCTGCCGACACGGAGGTCCCCGAGGAGCACTCGTCGTCGCTGTGGTACTTGGGTTTGGCCACGGTGGTGGCGCTGCCGCTCAGCGCTCTGGCCCCGCCCTCGGCCTGAAGCCCCGCCCCCGTCTCCATGGAGCTCTTGAGGTGGGCGATGTTGTCGGCGCTGCCAAACTTGTTCCGGATCAGGTTGGCGAACTCCCTGGACTTGTTGAAGAAGAAGGGCGGGGACAGCGAGACACCGGGTCCGATGGTCTTGACCTTGTCCAGCGCCGGGTGGCGCCCGCTGGAGCTCACGTCCCGGAGACTGCCCTCCTTGGCGCCCTCCTTGGCGTCGCGTGGCCCGTGCTTGGCCCCGTTGCTCTCGCTGTCCTTCATGCGGCGGTGGTACTGCTCCAGCTTCCTCTGCAGCCGGGCGATGCTCTGGGCCGACTTCTGGTTCTTCTTCTCGAACACCTGGCGGATCCGCCCCACCTGCTGCTTGTCGGCGTTGTTCACCAGCTTCAGGTACTCGGCCACGTTCTGGTCCCGGGCCGTTTGCTCCACCTTGATCTGCTCCGTCACCTTCAGGATCTTCTGCTGCAGGCTGTCCAAGCCCAGCGGACCCTTCCGGAAGTCCAGGCCCACTTTCTCGACAGTGCAGCTCTCCACATCCAGGTTGGACTCTGACCCGCCGCGGCGCATAGGCACTGGGAGGCTGAGGACGTTGCCATCGCGCtccgcctggacacacacacacacacaaataagaaCAAAGAGATAATGTGAGACATTGTGGCTTCCACAGTTGAAGAGAATGACCTCAAATGTATACGGTAAACATGTGATGAAGTGCAACATATTAGAACAGGTGGCTGAGGGTTCATGATGTAATCAGTCTGGAGTCCTTGGTAAAAACATCCTAAGATGTGCGTACGGGTAAGGGGGGctttgtgtgttcagtgtgtgtgtgtgtgtgtgtgtgtgtgtgtgtctgtgttccttgcTGGCCCATTATCCAGTCTGGccttgagagagagcgagagagacagagagcaagagagagagagcgagagagaaagagcgaggaaGGTACAGGACAAAAGATGCATCACACAAACTTTGGAGGGTCATTAAATCTCTTCTCTAATAGTCTTCTTAAAAGACTTCTTAAAAGACCCACAGGATGAATAGAGAGGCTCTAAAGCACCGCTCTGCTAACAACACAAGACCATTACATAAACCACGCTGAGACTTCAGGACTAATAAACTAACCTCACAGACACAATCCTGTTACCGCGGCAGcctcacataagcacacacgcacaacgtGCAAAACAACAATTTCATTCATATTAGCGCCACGTAACCTCatcaactctctctgtctctttagcCGGAGTGGCAGTGGTCATTCACTGTGGCACAGACAGACTGGTCTGGCTGTTGCTGCAGCTTGTCCACTCAGAACACAGATAGTTCAACCAGTCAGCAATTCCACCCTGTACAAAACACACCAGTATTAATACAACTGCAATCTGTGAAACGAAATCATGTTGGCTGGCCATTACATGACCACAGCAAAgccagaggacagaggacagcaCTGAAGGGCTTTCTGGCCTGCACACACTCCGCCCCACTTTCTGCCTTCCTCTTtcatacagacacacgtacacaaacacacacgtacacttgcAGACACACGTACGAAACGTTGCACACCCAATCACACACGGAACAACACAGAAGCACTTGAATTCTGCCTGACACCACAATCTAAAGGTTTGGGCCTTTGGGGAAACAGCAGGAAACATACTGATTGGTTTTGAACCTTGAATTCGGTGTTCTCTGTATTCAACAGGGAACTGAAAGTGGGTCTGAAAGACATCATGTGACCTCGTCAGAACACGCCGTGCAGCTACAGCAGAGCAGGCCAGATGCCACAAGTTACACCCATGACACATGTCTGCACTCTTCACTATATATTTGGTCAGTGTTTTTCCTATGACCTCTGTGAGAAATTAGGCCATTCAGATTACAGTTGAccagtgcagatggacagatacacacatacacacacacatacacacatacacacactcgtctGCCCACTCCCCCTCTTCACTCTGAATTCAAATCACATTGAAAACCTTTCATACATGCAAAGCCAGTACACACAGCTTGGCGTAGGACGGAGTCAGCAGAAAGGTTGGAGTACGagagtgtgaagtgtgtgtgacaggaggggCCATGTAGGCCAGTGCTGCTCTGCATGGTATGTTCCCTACACTCTGAGTGTCACTGACCTGAGAGCAGTGCTGCTCTGCATGGTATGTTCCCTACACTCTGAGTGTCACTGACCTGAGAGCAGTGCTGCTCTGCATGGTATGTTCCCTACACTCTGAGTGTCACTGACCTGAGAGCAGTGCTGCTCTGCATGGTATGTTCCCTACACTCTGAGTGTCACTGACCTGAGAGCAGTGCTAATCTGCATGGCATGTTCCCTACACTCTGAGTGTCACTGACCTGAGAGCAGTGCTACTGTGCATGGCATGTTCCCTACACTCTGAGTGTCACTGACCTGAGAGCAGTGCTACTGTGCATGGCATGTTCCCTACACTCTGAGTGTCACTGACCTGAGAGCAGTGCTACTCTGCATGGCAGgtgacacaaatacacagattTCTATAAGAAAGCGGTTCATTAAATTCAATTCACTTCATTGATCCCAATGGAAATTCAAATGTTGGAACGAGGCGTAGATCCTGGTTGTTGGATTAAGGGTACCAAACCACTTAGCATAATCCAGATGACAGAGCTACGTCCGCGTCTATTATCCTTTGCAGTAGAAGTCATATTTTATATCCGTAGAACCaggcacaaacaaacaaacaaacagacgcaCGTCATTTGAGATTAGTCATTCTTACCCAGCCACGGCAATAGCCTGCCTAGAGCCAGGCTCTATCTGAACCAGCACAGCAGATTAACAGAGGCAGATTTAAACTGGTGTGAGGATGAAGAGgtccagaggggggggggggtcagataaGGGGATATGGTTTATGAGGTGAGGCGTTTAGAACTGTCCTCTGAGCCTATTAGACTCACAGGACAATAAACTGACAGCAGCTTTATCACATGACCTGACTGGATGGTAAAGCTGGTCTCTTAACACAGCCTAACCAACCACGACCGCTTCTGGTTTCAAAACCTCCTTTCGGAGGCATTTACTTTAGACCTGTGTCTAAACCCCTCATCTCCATAAAACGGATCCACTGcacatgaaagagagaaaaccttGAATAAGCGCCAAACATAAATGCTATATTTGTCTGAGTGGACATATTTTGCTGCATGGGCCCGGCTTTCATCTTATAGACCTGGTCGACGTATCCTCATTTAGGTTCTCTCGCTGTAGTCCAACCTCTTCTGTGCTTGTGCATACCCACGCAGGGCTGACCCTGGCTGCTGCTGTCTTCCACTGTGCTGCATCACAGAAACCCTCAGTATCACTGGAAAGGAGAACAGGATCTTGACAGTCCTAGCTGCTGAGAGCATGATTGACCCTAACCAAAATAGCTTTAAAGTTTGGATACCATATGGAAATAGGATACAGTCATTTAGTCggttgattattattattattgttatttggAGGGGAAAAAATTTAACCCGCGGCTAAAATGAATGCTTAGTATTCAAACTACAAGTGCTGGAAGCGTACAGGTTGAAACATGATAACCCCGGGATTCGGAGAACTCTTGTCTGTGCTGTGAGTCATCATCCCGCTGCTTTCTCCACAGCtccgggggggagagggggagcagcaGGGAGATGGTACCCACAAGGGGCAGCTTATTTTGGGGCAGAGTAGCCGTCAGACCCCCCTGGAGGCTCCAAcacagcagacaaacacagcaaacacacacacacacaggactaacCAAAACTGCTCGATTTATTTTGAATCTGCATAATCTAGTGTGAAGCCACagaacacttcctgttcagacAAGGTACCATACTACCACTGATTCTCAGCAATGTCCACTTGCAAtggaacacacactcatgtacacaatacatactacacacacaaacaggacacgcCTATCTGTATTCAGGTCAAACACTGGGTAGGGCCGGGAGAGGCCTCTGGTAGATAACTTAAGGCTAATTGCTGTTCCAGCTGCATTGCTAGCTACGTGCTCTGACCTGCAGCGCTCTGAGTGAAGGTAAAATAGGGACCGTAGGACAGGCAGCCAGGTAAACACATGATGGAAGACTGTTAggatctctcctccagcctagGAAACAGACAGGAGCAGTTCCTCACCTTTGTAACCAACACAGAGGGGCCGTCACTAAGGACTGAGCAGAGATACTGAAGGTGTTGGGATTAAACAgagtcgtgtgtgtgcgtgtgagtgtatttgtctgtgtgtcattAGATGCAGGAGGTTTGAATaatagtctgtgtgtggaggagatattgagagtacctgtgtgtgtgtgtgtgtgtgtgtgtgtgtgtgtgtgtgtgtgtgtgtgtgtgtgtgtgtgtgtgtgtgtgtgtgtgtgtgtgtgtgtgtgtgtgtgtgtgtgtttgtgtgtgggtgtgtacttgTTTGTTTGCGTATTTGGGTGaggatttgtttgtttattgtttgtgtgtgtgtgtcattagacACTGCAGGTTTATACGCAGTGCAGTCTCATTACTGAAGAGTTTCGTCTCTTTGTAAGCCAGGCTGCTTCTCTGGGGTGTGAAAGGACCACAGTCAGCCCTGCTGGGACCCAGGCTCCACTGCTTCAATCTCCACACAGAAGAAAGAGGGGGTGTAAGAGATAAAAGCAACTTAGAGCTTAATAACTAACTCGTAACTAGCGTAATTCCAGCTTTTTAAACACGCTCGGGTGAGTGCAGATAACAGAATGATGTGTCAGCAACAAAGCCCTTTAGAAGACCCACAGAGGCCTAAGCAGCCCCTACGGTCTCATTAGCCCtgctcagatgtgtgtgtgtgtgtgtgtgtgtttacgtgtgtgtgtatgtgtatgtgtgtgattctgTCCCTCCACACCTAATGAATCATTTAGACTGATGCAATGGAGACAGGGCAGGGGCCTAGAgcaagcagagagcagcttctctctgtgtccctccatttctccctccacctctccccctcctcctggtacCTGGTACGACCCGTCCACATtctgaggaaaagaggagaatgTAGAacaacatgacatggacatggcCACAggcttggagggagggagggagggagggagggagggagggagggagggagggagggagggagggagggagggagggagggagggagggagggagggagggagggagggagggagggagggagggagggagggagggagggagggagggagggagggagggagggagggagggagggagggagggag of the Osmerus mordax isolate fOsmMor3 chromosome 17, fOsmMor3.pri, whole genome shotgun sequence genome contains:
- the tmcc3 gene encoding transmembrane and coiled-coil domain protein 3 isoform X1, producing the protein MLHFITCLPYTFEVILFNCGSHNVSHYLFVLICVCVCVQAERDGNVLSLPVPMRRGGSESNLDVESCTVEKVGLDFRKGPLGLDSLQQKILKVTEQIKVEQTARDQNVAEYLKLVNNADKQQVGRIRQVFEKKNQKSAQSIARLQRKLEQYHRRMKDSESNGAKHGPRDAKEGAKEGSLRDVSSSGRHPALDKVKTIGPGVSLSPPFFFNKSREFANLIRNKFGSADNIAHLKSSMETGAGLQAEGGARALSGSATTVAKPKYHSDDECSSGTSVSADSNGNPAEGSGLGSGGGPGRSDSQGRLGEVLEEVREIREAQSQLAEDMEALKAQFKRDYNFITQTLQEERYRFERLEDQLNDLTELHQHETSDLKQELASIEEKVAYQAYERARDIQEALESCQTRVSKLELQQQQQQTVQLENTDAKVLLGKCINIMLAIVTVILVCVSTAAKFAAPLLRSRVHLALTCVGVSLLALLWKNWEHLQCMLERLLLPH
- the tmcc3 gene encoding transmembrane and coiled-coil domain protein 3 isoform X2: MRRNISAIPLIHVTEAERDGNVLSLPVPMRRGGSESNLDVESCTVEKVGLDFRKGPLGLDSLQQKILKVTEQIKVEQTARDQNVAEYLKLVNNADKQQVGRIRQVFEKKNQKSAQSIARLQRKLEQYHRRMKDSESNGAKHGPRDAKEGAKEGSLRDVSSSGRHPALDKVKTIGPGVSLSPPFFFNKSREFANLIRNKFGSADNIAHLKSSMETGAGLQAEGGARALSGSATTVAKPKYHSDDECSSGTSVSADSNGNPAEGSGLGSGGGPGRSDSQGRLGEVLEEVREIREAQSQLAEDMEALKAQFKRDYNFITQTLQEERYRFERLEDQLNDLTELHQHETSDLKQELASIEEKVAYQAYERARDIQEALESCQTRVSKLELQQQQQQTVQLENTDAKVLLGKCINIMLAIVTVILVCVSTAAKFAAPLLRSRVHLALTCVGVSLLALLWKNWEHLQCMLERLLLPH